Genomic DNA from Dermacentor variabilis isolate Ectoservices chromosome 6, ASM5094787v1, whole genome shotgun sequence:
AACAGAATTCCAGTGAACGTAACTTGCTCAATATAGTTGCCTACAAATCAGCTGACTTGTGTTCTTTGCTTTTTTGGCACTATTCATTTAATGTACAAGTGCTGTCCAAACAAGAAGCAAGCACTGCTGAAAAAAATGCCACAAGGACTGTTGTTAAAAAATTGCTTTACTGTGACACAACTCGTAGCAAACACCAAGGTACAAAACTGTAAAGAAGGCAATCGGTACTCAGCATGGTAAAAAAATATTGTACAATGTCTACCATTGCATAGCTCAATTTCACTGGCACCTTTTAAACATGTAGGCGCAAAGCAGGTACTCGTGATATTTTTGTGATGTGAACCAGCAAGCTACATGGGTCACAATTGTGGCTCTTAAATATAATTTTATCAGGAACAAATATGGCTGGCACGAGTGCATAAGGCACCTCCAATGTTGAATGTAATAACGAGGCATCTACTATTGCTCATTTCTTTAGTCTTCCACAATAAAAAGTTTAGTAAATGGTACTTCAGTAACATTGTTGTGGCATCAAAACAAATTCCACATTCTCAATGAGGAATGACATAAGGCAACTTGTGCGAGGTCTTCGGTGGCAGCCAAGATAAATGAGCTAAGCTTGCTTGACTGCCCCACACCAAAGTGCACCACCCACAGAATCGCGCTTTGCTCCTGACACTTTGCTGAAGAAGTTGATCTCTTGTCTCACCCTCAGCACACCAAGGACAGCAGTCATGAGGGCTTCCTTAAACTTGACAAGTTCGTCCGTCGGCACGGTGACGGTAATATCTTGATGTTTGAGCATTTTGGTCAACTCGTCCACAAGCATTTTGTTACGGGCACCACCACCAGTGACCAGCATCTTGCAGTGGCCCGGATACTCGTCACCAACTCTCTTTTTGACAGCACACACCGTTGCCACCACCTGGTTGCAGATGTGTGCCATGAAAGTCCGCATGGCATCGGGAGTGGACAAGTCACGGGCACATATCAATGGGTAAAGGATTTCTGGGCCAAAGTCCACGCCGAGGGACTTCGGCAGGGGTTTCATGTAGTAGGTGAAACCATCCAGGTCCTGCAGTAGCCGAGTGTTAACAGTTCCCGCAGCTGCTATCTTCCCTTCATTGTCAAAAGTTTGACCTTCATGCTCAGCGAGGAGGTTCAAAAGCTGGTTGGCAGGACAGACATCCATGGCAAAGCTGTCTTTGTTGCACTTGTCAACATATGTAAGGCATGCCATGCCTCCTATGTTCAGGAAGTACTGGTATTCGCTGCCAAAGAGCTTCCTCTCCGCTGCCAGCGAGAATGGGGAGCCTTGGCCTTCCAGAGCAATGTCTACTGATCTGAAGTCGCTGACAGTGGGCAGTCCGgtcacagcagcaacagcagcgccatcCCCGACTTGCGCAGTTGTCAGCTGAGCTGGCTGATGAAACACAGTGTGGCCGTGACAGGCCACTAAGTCAACTTTGCCCTGAAGCTGCTTGTCGTGGATAAAAATGTTGACGCAGTCTCCGAGGTAGCGGCCGTATTCGGTGTGAAACAGCTGGTACTCCAGGGCGCTCATCGAGCGCGCTGCGTGCTGGAGCTTGTTTGTCCAATATTTACCGTACGGTTGGCAATTGGTGTGCTCTATTTTGTACTTCCAAGTGTCGCCGTTGACCTGAAAAGTCACGTAGATGATATCGAGGCCGTCGAGCGAACTGCCGCTCATGACCCCGATGACCCTGTAATCGGGCATGTCTTCCGTGAGTTCAAAGGAACAGATCCCTGAAAGCGAAATAAGCTGCATTTAGCGCTATGTAACCCATTGCATCGCGCGCCGGTGTAGAACTCGAGAACAACTTCCAATTAATTTATTTAGCAAAACGAATCTCTTAGCACCGATGCGGATCACGGGAGTTTAACCTACTTTTGACAAGCTCCACGCCCTCATCAGCTGTACAACATAGAAGCATTTATAAGTTAGGGCAGGACTTTACCTTTTTCGTATCAAGTCTGAAGAGACAAATTGCCGGCAACACCGTTAACTCTCTGTTAAACTctcataaaagaaaaacaaaatgtattACTTAATCTGCAGCCACAGCCACGTAGTCGGACACAAAATGGAAATCTTGCAGCATATACTAGCGGCTACCCACTAATGAAGTTCGAGAGATATATTGCGAAAACAGGCGAACTTAACCACAAGAAAACTGGGTTAGTGTCATAACAAGAGGAAATATTTCTTATGTGGATGTTCCACAACCGGCGTTACGGATGCCACACTCACAACATAAGCCATTAACGTTTTATGGAAACCGCCGCATCACTCGTTGGTATGAACAGGCACCCTAACTATTCTAGACCTTGCCTGACATAGCGTACCGTGAGGCAACCCACAGGCGAATCATGCGCTGTACGTCAGAGTACTTGCATAGGTACTTGCACGGAGCGTTGCACACAGATGAAACACACATtaacagaaatctcggctctctcGGCAGATGGCGTTGACGTCAGCTCTGCATCATTTTGCGTCGCACTGTCGATGACAATGCGAGTACCGAAGAATTCTTGTCACGCGCGCAAAAGTACATGAATTGCCCGGCCTAAGACCACAGCGCGTCACAGCGCTTAGCAACCATGAAACCCAATCATGGTTGATAGGGATCGATATCGACGTTCAGAAGGTAAATCAGATGCGACTAGGCTGATATCTGTCCTGTCATATACCgggctacagtgtactagaaggggGCAGTGGGCTTCATAGCAGGTGGAGGCAATGTGGTGCGATGGCTCCGCGAACGTCGACAATATGTGCTTCACCGATAGCCCGAGCGGCGGCGCTGGCGTCGTCTTCACTAGAACGCAGGAGGGTCGGCGCAGCGGCCCGCACTACATCTGAGCACATTGCTGAGCTGTGTTGCGCACACATTGCGCGGCTTGCTTGCAAAGAATGCAAGCAAGCCGCGAAAAGGCTGCAGCAGCTACTAATTGAACGTAGCGCTCTTCCAAAAACACACTTTTTTACCATTAAAAATTTCAGGGAGCGTatagcccaaaaatagccacaACGCCAAATTATCTAAAAAGCAGCCAGGAAATATTTTAAGTAactcagggcccctttaaaggtaACGCCATCTCCGCCGCCCTCCCCCGCTTCGCGCTCATTTCTCCTCGCGCGCTCTCGCCCTTCGAGAGTGGCGCCCCCTTGTCCGAtgcagcgtagcagacgacgagTTTGGCGCTTTTGTTTCAGCTGCTATTCAATTCCTGTCGCACTGAAATTACACCCGAGATCCTTATTTCAACCCTGTGAAGAAGAAATTGTGGTACAaagaaatttcaggggaagaacATGTAAAAAATTGTGTATGCTTTGGAGTCACGAGCACATGTTCGCGTCTCTGTAGGGATTTCTGGTGAGTACGATTTGTGAATCGTCGCAAGCAGCTGTGGAGCTCGGCTGCCTCAAAGTGTTCATCAGAAATAGAAGCTACAAATATGTTTTGAGTACCGCCGACTGTGACTGATCAGATACACAGCTACGTCGTTAAGGCTAAAGGAAGCAGTGACTAAAGCCACATAAGCCACTCAGACATGATGGCTTCGCCTAGAGCCTTGCAATAAACATTAACATTTATTATACTGGCACCAACTGTGCGCTCTGGCTGATCACCTTAGAACTTGCTGGGTACAGCTACAGTCCCTAGATTTTCTGCTCTTattaaaggaaagcaaaaaaatatctAGGGACTTTAGGTACATCATCCGGCTCCAGCTTCTTTTTTCCGAAATCGTACATAATCAAAGACTCAAATTGGTCACCCGAAAAATGATCTTAAATAttaaacaaaagacaaaaaatgtCCTACATAAATTAAACATTATACACCCCGAAAACGATTCGTCACCGACAAACATTAACGTAGCATTCAGTAAGGATATCATAAATATTTAGCGAATGAGCTGCATTTCCCACAGAATTTTCACAGctggaacacttttttttttgctgaagtaTTATCGCGTGCAAGTTCGATTTGTTTTTTGAGTATTCAGCGCAACCGTGGCAGCGGCGCCGCGGGCCGTGcaggacgaagaaaaaaaaaagaactagaaagctcgccttcgccaTAACGGCTGCAGCAAGCGTTTGcgggtaaagattacggttgttAATTgttgcagttaccgggaagccgcctagcaactgatttcatttatGTTTAGTTAGGACTCCTGAAGAATAGCTAGAACAAGATGAGCGGCAGCGGTGACAGCATGGTCAATacgcacaacggcgtcgtgctcaggctaggAAGGACGCAGCGGTTTCTGCCCAAAGCAAGCCACGCATAGTTGGGACCGCTTTAGCTCGGGCGCCCCTGTCTAAATACAcctaaaaggagaattcgttttcctcggcaaccactgcaccaaatttgacgaggtttgttgcatttaaaagaaaaacttaaaatctagtgactgttggttcctaattcttgagttaggtcgtccattttttattaaaaattggcaaaaatcgaaaattttcaaaaaacaaaatcATCAAGATTAaaactgtaactcagcaatgaaaaataataaccccattctgtgaattgcatctaaagcggacaaaattgatatgttacacatgaatctaaaaaaatttagtaatgtggaaacaTAGCTTTTGCGGGactcttgtacacaacgtaacaaattcacgtaagatataaagtgacatatcgaatttgtccactttgaatgatctaatagatgccgtttacagaacctcgATATCTGCTCTTAATGCAGAGCCATTAATTTATAAAGttcgtgcttctttcttttttttaactttcaaatttttgaaaatattttaaagaaaatttaggccgtaaatcgaaattccgcttcgaacagtcactagaatttagctttttctctcaaatgcaacaaacttcattaaaatcggtccaagggttacgctagaaaaacgtttttgcgttatacatgtatttgaataggccgggtcggagttgggcccgagctaaaagcttcctcttaagagcgcGAATACGATAAACAAGTAAAGGAACAGCACCGCCAATATGCACAACGgctcaggctcggcaggacccTGTTCAAGGCTACGTCATATTGGTCTATCAGATCAGGTAGGGCCCCAGCTTCGCTAGCCAACCAcattcacagcgtggattggagtctAGTTCTTTTTTAATGTAAGAGCGAATATGTTATGAATTTTCTACCGCTGCTGTCACAACAGCTGATGTCGCCGTGCAGTTGCATTCTTAGTACATGCTGCCGCTGCCAGCACTTCAGCGCTCGCCGCTAGCAGACGACAGGGTGCGGAAGGGTACCTTTAATATGTGTTCAACCCCCTGATTGGTCAAAGAAGCCCGTACCTTCTACAGTGCTGCACGGAGCTATTGAAACAGAGTACAGGACGCACTTTAAAAGTCAAAAGCTATGAGGGCGAATCagagaaagtctttgcccctattatTTATTAGCCAACATAGGGTACATAAAGGTAATTACAAAtgtacgtactattctacgtaccttacactatttttccgcaTAGTCTCCACACcgattcagacatttgtcccatcgcagcactaaaaaaactgacaaccattccactctgtgaagatggaacgccagcaaaagctgacgacagtcaaaactctaaaacgaaaagcaaagtggaggtatcgtggctgctttgggtactgtacagggcactatggaattcttccgctgcttttactatatcctCGAGGTTCCTGATGAtaataccctgcttatctttcagtgcatagatcttggtttgtcctatgccgagtttccttctcactgatttcatgctgcgtccatttgtTAGTGCTTCCTCAGGCttcctcacgttataatttccaaTAGCCcttacaaggtaaatatacctggtagcgaaacttccataggagcccatacgttcaaa
This window encodes:
- the LOC142585919 gene encoding anhydro-N-acetylmuramic acid kinase-like, whose protein sequence is MPDYRVIGVMSGSSLDGLDIIYVTFQVNGDTWKYKIEHTNCQPYGKYWTNKLQHAARSMSALEYQLFHTEYGRYLGDCVNIFIHDKQLQGKVDLVACHGHTVFHQPAQLTTAQVGDGAAVAAVTGLPTVSDFRSVDIALEGQGSPFSLAAERKLFGSEYQYFLNIGGMACLTYVDKCNKDSFAMDVCPANQLLNLLAEHEGQTFDNEGKIAAAGTVNTRLLQDLDGFTYYMKPLPKSLGVDFGPEILYPLICARDLSTPDAMRTFMAHICNQVVATVCAVKKRVGDEYPGHCKMLVTGGGARNKMLVDELTKMLKHQDITVTVPTDELVKFKEALMTAVLGVLRVRQEINFFSKVSGAKRDSVGGALWCGAVKQA